The Dyadobacter sandarakinus DNA window TTCTGTTACAGAAAACTTTCCCTCGTGAATCAGGCAAACAGTTTTACCTTCCACAAGTTTTTCAAAAAACTGGCTTTTTCCGGTAAGCCAGGTCACGATCCGGTAAAGCAGGATGATCGTCGCAAACACGACGAGTGCCGGCATGATACCCACATCTTCGTAAAACATGGGATCGCCCGCTGCCGAACCCAGTGAAATGATGATCACCATCTCGAAAATCGAGAGTTGCCTCACCCCCCGCTTTCCGGTAACGCGCAGGGCGATCAGCAGAAAAGTGAACATAATAAACGACCGTATTGCTACCTCTAGCAAAAATGCAGGCGGAAGTTCGTTAAGCAGGACGCGCTCCCATTCGAGGATTTCGGTCATAACCAGGTAAGGCGGTTT harbors:
- a CDS encoding DUF421 domain-containing protein, whose amino-acid sequence is MTEILEWERVLLNELPPAFLLEVAIRSFIMFTFLLIALRVTGKRGVRQLSIFEMVIIISLGSAAGDPMFYEDVGIMPALVVFATIILLYRIVTWLTGKSQFFEKLVEGKTVCLIHEGKFSVTEFKKETLAQDEFFSELRIRNVEHLGQVKNAYLEPSGEVSVFFYEDKAVKPGLPLLPELYLKKTRTIPKEGTYACTFCGNTQEHSASTAACEVCGKDEWVEAIDTVRIA